Proteins encoded within one genomic window of Streptomyces taklimakanensis:
- a CDS encoding extracellular solute-binding protein has product MRQTSLPTRAPGRRRVLGGMAALAALAATGTGAAGCAAPAAVGAGRTRVRFWHLFGGGDGVNMRTMLEAYRAAHPEIALEASTLQWGAPYYTKLGMAGVGGRAPEVAALHLARLPGFGPGTLLDPFDLDLLAQHGVTEEDFPADLWRRGRIDGAQYAVPLDTHPMVLYYNTDICEKAGLLAPNGRLAPIRGTEAFAAALRAAGKVTGGPGLVVETLGADTIGPWRLFSTFYSQAGGTLLDENATRVTIDDAKAMKVLRFMRRLTEEGLAHHRVDYNGTVGVFGGGETAFLLNGEWEVSTFANLELPFSMARVPNLFGRPTAQADSHCFVLPHQRDRGGETNEAAHAFVAWMLRHTVEWAKGGHVPAYLPVLEEPAYLDLHPQSEYRSVIDDVALDPPAWFAGSASTMWIELGAVLSGVLTGSRTPRGALEEMRDRLQALLDTPDPLGGDA; this is encoded by the coding sequence ATGCGTCAAACCTCCCTGCCGACCCGTGCCCCCGGCAGGCGGCGTGTGCTCGGTGGCATGGCCGCCCTGGCCGCCCTGGCGGCCACCGGCACGGGCGCCGCGGGATGCGCCGCCCCGGCCGCCGTCGGCGCGGGACGCACCCGGGTGCGTTTCTGGCACCTCTTCGGCGGCGGCGACGGGGTCAACATGCGGACGATGCTGGAGGCCTACCGCGCGGCACACCCCGAGATCGCACTGGAGGCCTCCACCCTCCAGTGGGGCGCCCCGTACTACACCAAGCTCGGCATGGCGGGGGTCGGCGGACGCGCCCCCGAGGTCGCCGCCCTGCACCTGGCACGGCTGCCCGGCTTCGGTCCCGGCACCCTGCTGGACCCCTTCGACCTCGACCTGCTGGCCCAACACGGCGTCACCGAGGAGGACTTCCCCGCCGACCTGTGGCGGCGCGGCCGGATCGACGGAGCGCAGTACGCCGTCCCGCTCGACACGCACCCGATGGTCCTCTACTACAACACCGACATCTGCGAGAAGGCCGGACTGCTCGCCCCAAACGGGAGGTTGGCGCCGATCCGCGGCACCGAGGCGTTCGCCGCCGCGCTGCGGGCGGCCGGGAAGGTCACCGGCGGCCCCGGACTGGTGGTGGAGACCCTCGGCGCCGACACCATCGGCCCCTGGCGGCTGTTCTCCACCTTCTACTCCCAGGCCGGCGGCACCCTGCTGGACGAGAACGCCACCCGCGTCACCATCGACGACGCCAAGGCGATGAAGGTGCTGCGCTTCATGCGGCGGCTCACCGAGGAGGGCCTGGCCCACCACCGGGTCGACTACAACGGGACGGTCGGCGTCTTCGGCGGCGGCGAGACCGCCTTCCTGCTCAACGGCGAGTGGGAGGTCAGCACCTTCGCCAACCTGGAGCTCCCGTTCTCCATGGCCCGGGTCCCGAACCTGTTCGGCCGGCCCACCGCCCAGGCCGACTCCCACTGCTTCGTCCTGCCCCACCAGCGTGACCGCGGAGGGGAGACGAACGAGGCGGCCCACGCCTTCGTCGCCTGGATGCTGAGGCACACCGTCGAGTGGGCCAAGGGAGGCCACGTCCCCGCCTACCTCCCCGTCCTGGAGGAGCCCGCCTACCTCGACCTGCACCCGCAGTCGGAGTACCGGTCCGTGATCGACGACGTGGCCCTGGACCCGCCCGCCTGGTTCGCGGGATCCGCCTCGACGATGTGGATCGAACTCGGCGCGGTCCTCTCCGGGGTCCTCACCGGCTCCCGCACCCCGCGCGGTGCCCTGGAGGAGATGAGGGACCGGCTCCAGGCCCTCCTCGACACCCCCGACCCGCTCGGAGGAGACGCATGA
- a CDS encoding NADP-dependent oxidoreductase, with the protein MALPTTGREWHLTARPEGWPVPEDFALREAPVRAPGSGQILVRNLHMSVDPYMRGRMDDRESYVPPFRLDEPMDGGAVGVVVASEAEGFAPGDHVLHGLGWREYATLDARRASKVDPELAPPTTYLGVLGMPGLTAYAGLLEVASFKEGDAVFVSGAAGAVGSQVGQIARLKGASRVIGSAGSAEKVRLLTEEFGFDAAFNYKDGSVYRQLKEAAPDGIDVYFDNVGGEHLEAAIGSLNVHGRVTVCGMIAQYNDTEPPAAPRNLALVIGKRLRIQGMLVGDHSALRPTFVEEVSGWIRSGELKYHETVVEGIENAVDAFLGMLRGRNVGKMVVSLDD; encoded by the coding sequence ATGGCACTGCCCACCACCGGCCGAGAGTGGCACCTGACGGCCCGCCCGGAGGGCTGGCCCGTCCCCGAGGACTTCGCCCTGCGCGAGGCGCCCGTGCGAGCCCCCGGCTCCGGCCAGATCCTGGTGCGCAACCTCCACATGTCGGTCGATCCGTACATGCGTGGCCGCATGGACGACCGCGAGTCCTACGTGCCCCCGTTCCGGCTCGACGAGCCGATGGACGGCGGGGCGGTGGGCGTCGTCGTCGCCTCCGAGGCCGAGGGGTTCGCCCCGGGCGACCACGTGCTGCACGGCCTGGGGTGGCGCGAGTACGCCACGCTGGACGCCCGGCGCGCCTCGAAGGTCGATCCGGAGCTGGCGCCGCCGACGACCTACCTGGGGGTGCTGGGCATGCCCGGCCTGACGGCCTACGCGGGGCTGCTGGAGGTGGCCTCCTTCAAGGAGGGGGACGCCGTCTTCGTCTCCGGGGCGGCGGGCGCGGTCGGCAGCCAGGTCGGCCAGATCGCTCGGCTCAAGGGCGCCTCGCGGGTGATCGGCAGCGCCGGTTCGGCGGAGAAGGTGCGGCTGCTCACCGAGGAGTTCGGCTTCGACGCGGCCTTCAACTACAAGGACGGGTCGGTGTACCGGCAGTTGAAGGAGGCCGCGCCCGACGGCATCGACGTCTACTTCGACAACGTCGGCGGCGAGCACCTGGAGGCCGCCATCGGCTCGTTGAACGTCCATGGGCGCGTCACCGTCTGCGGCATGATCGCGCAGTACAACGACACCGAGCCGCCCGCCGCCCCGCGCAACCTCGCGCTCGTCATCGGCAAGCGGCTGCGGATCCAGGGGATGCTCGTGGGCGACCACTCCGCCCTGCGGCCGACGTTCGTGGAGGAGGTCTCGGGGTGGATCCGCTCCGGTGAGCTCAAGTACCACGAGACGGTCGTGGAGGGCATCGAGAACGCCGTGGACGCCTTCCTGGGCATGCTGCGCGGTCGGAACGTCGGAAAGATGGTCGTCAGCCTCGACGACTGA
- a CDS encoding MarR family winged helix-turn-helix transcriptional regulator: MTSRTAPADRLTLEVVELIGTVVDRFHREYDEAAGRHSLTGSQARLIALLHHRPLPMREIARRLKCEPSNITGIVDRLESRGLVERRPDPADRRVKLAALTERGLDTAERLRGSLDFAREPLGELTPVERAVLRDLLRRMLGAGSAEDAPEGGAEG, translated from the coding sequence ATGACCTCCCGCACCGCGCCCGCCGACCGGCTCACCCTGGAAGTGGTCGAGCTGATCGGCACCGTCGTCGACCGCTTCCACCGGGAGTACGACGAGGCGGCCGGCCGACACTCCCTGACCGGCTCCCAGGCCCGACTGATCGCCCTCCTCCACCACCGGCCCCTGCCCATGCGGGAGATCGCCCGGCGGTTGAAGTGCGAGCCGTCGAACATCACGGGCATCGTCGACCGGCTGGAGTCCCGGGGCCTGGTCGAGCGCCGCCCCGACCCGGCCGACCGGCGCGTCAAGCTCGCCGCCCTCACCGAGCGCGGGCTCGACACCGCCGAACGGCTGCGCGGATCCCTGGACTTCGCCCGCGAGCCGCTGGGCGAGTTGACCCCGGTGGAACGCGCGGTCCTGCGCGACCTGCTCAGACGGATGCTGGGGGCCGGGAGCGCGGAGGACGCCCCGGAAGGCGGTGCCGAAGGCTGA
- a CDS encoding SMP-30/gluconolactonase/LRE family protein, whose product MTGTGRGARLDAVVRQEALLGEGPTWDAERGRLIWVDVLSCRVHTWEPGGDRRTVRATEQHVGAAKPRAGGGLVVNLRDGVGLYDEDGSFSWLHRDPVPGRRGNDAAVAPDGALWAGTMAYDESPGGGTLTRVAPDGTATTVLPEVTVSNGTGWSPDGRRMYYVDTPTRRIDVFDVAPDGAGVTGRRPLAVVEEGAGFPDGLTVDADGCVWVALWDGGAVRRYTPDGRLDRTVVVPASRTTACAFGGTGLRDLYVTTARTGVDPAAEPLAGALLVLPDAGEGLAQPPFAG is encoded by the coding sequence ATGACCGGAACGGGGAGGGGCGCGCGGCTCGACGCCGTGGTGCGTCAGGAGGCGCTGCTGGGCGAGGGGCCCACCTGGGACGCGGAACGCGGACGGCTGATCTGGGTGGACGTCCTCTCCTGCCGGGTGCACACCTGGGAGCCGGGCGGCGACCGTCGCACGGTGCGGGCCACCGAGCAGCACGTGGGCGCCGCCAAACCGCGCGCCGGTGGCGGTCTGGTGGTCAACCTCCGCGACGGCGTGGGCCTGTACGACGAGGACGGCTCCTTCTCCTGGCTGCACCGCGACCCCGTCCCCGGCCGGCGGGGCAACGACGCCGCCGTGGCTCCGGACGGCGCACTGTGGGCGGGCACGATGGCCTACGACGAGAGCCCCGGCGGGGGCACCCTCACCCGCGTCGCCCCCGACGGGACGGCCACCACCGTCCTGCCGGAGGTGACGGTCAGCAACGGCACGGGGTGGAGCCCGGACGGACGACGGATGTACTACGTCGACACCCCCACGCGCCGGATCGACGTCTTCGACGTGGCCCCGGACGGCGCCGGCGTCACCGGTCGCCGGCCGCTGGCCGTGGTGGAGGAGGGCGCCGGCTTCCCCGACGGGCTGACGGTGGACGCCGACGGATGCGTCTGGGTCGCCCTGTGGGACGGCGGCGCGGTGCGGCGCTACACCCCCGACGGCAGGCTGGACCGTACGGTGGTCGTCCCGGCCTCCCGGACGACCGCGTGCGCCTTCGGCGGGACGGGGCTGCGCGACCTGTACGTCACCACGGCCCGGACGGGCGTGGACCCCGCCGCCGAGCCGCTGGCCGGGGCGTTGTTGGTGCTGCCGGACGCGGGGGAGGGCCTGGCCCAGCCGCCGTTCGCGGGCTGA
- a CDS encoding IclR family transcriptional regulator — protein sequence MGRLVPAVTRALDILELFLDGDGTLSAPEITRKLGLPRTTVHELVTTLAARSYLVPVPEQPGRYRLGVRTYQLGSRYAEQLDLAAEGRQVARNVAETCDETVHVAILEGTDVIYIAKVDSTHAVRMVSAAGRRLPAHCTSVGKMLLASLPREELEARLPGPGDEPLRAMTPNSITSPDELREALTEIRARGVAVERRESNPDVSCVAAPVRDSAGRVVAALSISVPTVRWTEERRVELEALAAEGAAELSARLGYRGAA from the coding sequence ATGGGACGCCTCGTACCGGCCGTGACCAGGGCGCTCGACATACTGGAACTCTTCCTCGACGGGGACGGCACCCTGTCCGCGCCGGAGATCACCCGGAAGCTGGGGCTGCCCCGCACCACCGTCCACGAACTGGTGACCACCCTGGCCGCACGCTCCTACCTGGTGCCCGTGCCCGAACAGCCCGGACGCTACCGGCTGGGAGTGCGCACCTACCAGCTCGGCAGCCGCTACGCCGAGCAGCTCGACCTCGCCGCCGAGGGCCGCCAGGTGGCCCGGAACGTCGCCGAGACCTGCGACGAGACGGTGCACGTGGCGATCCTGGAGGGCACGGACGTCATCTACATCGCCAAGGTGGACAGCACCCACGCGGTCCGCATGGTCTCCGCCGCCGGACGCCGCCTGCCCGCGCACTGCACCTCCGTGGGGAAGATGCTGCTGGCCTCCCTGCCCCGGGAGGAGCTGGAGGCACGGCTGCCCGGCCCCGGTGACGAACCGCTGAGGGCGATGACGCCGAACTCCATCACCTCGCCCGACGAGCTGCGCGAGGCGTTGACGGAGATCCGGGCGCGGGGCGTCGCCGTCGAGCGGCGCGAGTCCAACCCGGACGTGAGCTGCGTGGCCGCTCCCGTGCGCGACAGCGCGGGCCGGGTGGTGGCGGCGCTGAGCATCTCGGTGCCCACGGTCCGCTGGACCGAGGAACGGAGGGTCGAACTGGAGGCCCTGGCGGCCGAGGGGGCCGCCGAGCTGTCGGCGCGCCTGGGGTACCGGGGCGCCGCCTGA
- the ligD gene encoding non-homologous end-joining DNA ligase, which translates to MPNTVVEGRTLSLSRPDKVLYPEVGFTKGDVVDYYTTVADAILPHLRDRPASFVRAPAGVTGKSFMAKHVPPGTPNWVTVREVHRIDGRTDRQVTVQDLPTLVWAANLAALELHVPQWRLPDEGRADRLVFDLDPGAPATIVECCAVAEWLRDRLARDGLEAWAKTSGSKGLHVLAPLRPTDSEAVAGYAERLAREAAEELPELVVHRVPRRLRKGRVFVDHGQNAWTRTTAAPYTLRATPRPTVSTPVTWDEVAGCERPDDLLFTADAFTAGDPTARLERHGDLLDPLLDAARAGRLPG; encoded by the coding sequence ATGCCGAACACCGTCGTGGAGGGCCGCACCCTCTCCCTCTCCCGCCCGGACAAGGTCCTGTACCCCGAGGTCGGCTTCACCAAGGGCGACGTCGTGGACTACTACACCACCGTGGCCGACGCGATCCTGCCCCACCTGCGGGACCGGCCCGCCTCCTTCGTCCGCGCCCCCGCGGGCGTGACCGGAAAGTCCTTCATGGCCAAACACGTGCCGCCGGGCACCCCGAACTGGGTCACCGTCCGCGAGGTGCACCGCATCGACGGGCGGACGGACCGCCAGGTGACGGTGCAGGACCTGCCGACCCTGGTGTGGGCCGCCAACCTCGCCGCCCTGGAACTGCACGTCCCCCAGTGGCGACTGCCGGACGAGGGACGGGCCGACCGGCTGGTGTTCGACCTCGACCCCGGCGCCCCCGCCACGATCGTCGAGTGCTGCGCCGTCGCCGAGTGGCTGCGCGACCGGCTGGCCCGCGACGGCCTGGAGGCGTGGGCCAAGACCTCCGGCTCCAAGGGCCTGCACGTGCTCGCTCCCTTGCGGCCCACCGACTCCGAGGCGGTGGCCGGCTACGCCGAACGGCTGGCCCGCGAGGCCGCGGAGGAGCTGCCGGAACTGGTGGTGCACCGGGTCCCCCGGAGGCTGCGGAAGGGCCGGGTCTTCGTCGACCACGGCCAGAACGCCTGGACGCGCACCACCGCCGCCCCCTACACGCTGCGCGCCACACCGCGGCCGACCGTGTCCACGCCCGTGACGTGGGACGAGGTCGCCGGGTGCGAACGGCCCGACGACCTCCTCTTCACCGCCGACGCCTTCACCGCCGGCGATCCGACCGCCCGGCTGGAGCGGCACGGCGACCTGCTCGACCCGCTGCTCGACGCCGCACGGGCCGGACGGCTGCCCGGGTGA
- a CDS encoding YtxH domain-containing protein has protein sequence MRYRLTFVAGVAVGYVFGTRAGREKYEELRAKARRLAENPAVRNACESATQNGREMAGKALGAVSERMGDRMPGTVSDRVRTLRVRRVEQRTPFDDGWGTGNN, from the coding sequence ATGCGCTACCGGCTCACGTTTGTCGCAGGAGTGGCCGTCGGGTACGTGTTCGGCACGAGGGCCGGGCGGGAGAAGTACGAGGAGCTGCGCGCCAAGGCCCGGCGGCTGGCGGAGAACCCCGCGGTGCGCAACGCCTGCGAGTCCGCCACGCAGAACGGGCGGGAGATGGCGGGCAAGGCCCTGGGGGCGGTGTCCGAGCGGATGGGCGACCGCATGCCCGGCACCGTCTCCGACCGGGTGCGCACGTTGCGCGTCCGCCGGGTGGAGCAGCGCACGCCGTTCGACGACGGCTGGGGCACCGGCAACAACTGA
- a CDS encoding cation:proton antiporter regulatory subunit, with protein MSMKRTPLPGVGVQYDVATRSGRHLSVVVHQDGRRFLGFYAADDPDTCQASFKLDADEAASLAALIAPDPGPPDLAVGELDLATERIPVTAKSPYRGRPLGDTRARTRTGASIVAVLRRTAPHPAPGPDFRLEAGDLLVVVGTREGVEELAQIIAGG; from the coding sequence TTGTCCATGAAACGCACGCCGCTTCCCGGTGTCGGAGTCCAGTACGACGTCGCCACGCGCTCCGGACGGCACCTGTCCGTCGTCGTCCACCAGGACGGTCGGCGCTTCCTCGGGTTCTACGCGGCCGACGACCCCGACACCTGCCAGGCGTCGTTCAAGCTGGACGCGGACGAGGCGGCCTCGCTCGCCGCCCTGATCGCCCCCGATCCGGGCCCGCCCGACCTGGCGGTGGGGGAGTTGGACCTGGCCACCGAACGGATCCCGGTGACCGCCAAGTCGCCGTACCGGGGGCGGCCGCTGGGCGACACCCGCGCCCGCACCCGTACCGGAGCGTCCATCGTCGCGGTGCTGCGGCGTACCGCTCCCCACCCGGCCCCGGGACCGGACTTCAGGCTGGAGGCGGGCGACCTCCTCGTGGTCGTGGGCACCCGCGAGGGCGTCGAGGAACTCGCCCAGATCATCGCGGGGGGCTGA
- a CDS encoding cation:proton antiporter → MHDTTALLIELGAIILGLGIIGRFAGRVGLSAIPLYLLAGLAFGHGGIFELSASEEFVAIGAEIGVILLLLLLGLEYSASELVDNLRTQYPSGAVDFVLNATPGAVAALVMGWGPVAAVALAGVTWISSSGVIAKVLTDLGRLGNRETPVVLGVLVMEDLAMAVYLPLLTTLLAGVGLAGGSISLVIALGTVGLVLYVALRHGRLISKSVSSDNPELLLLVVLGLTLLIAGIAQQLHVSAAVGAFLVGIALSGEVAENTHRLFAPLRDLFAAVFFVFFGLSTDPNNIPPVIVPALLLAVVTVVTKVVTGWYAARRAGISPKGRLRAGGALVARGEFSIVIAGLAAGVATEIRPLATAYVLLMVIIGPLAARWTEPAVRALLPRLVPAPAGVSGQPSEVREEPEAPSDTAARADSPTKP, encoded by the coding sequence ATGCACGACACCACCGCGCTGCTCATCGAACTGGGCGCCATCATCCTCGGGCTGGGGATCATCGGGCGGTTCGCCGGACGGGTCGGCCTGTCCGCCATCCCCCTGTACCTGCTGGCCGGTCTCGCCTTCGGACACGGCGGGATCTTCGAGCTCAGCGCGAGCGAGGAGTTCGTCGCGATCGGCGCCGAGATCGGTGTGATCCTGCTGCTGCTCCTGCTGGGCCTGGAGTACAGCGCCTCCGAACTCGTCGACAACCTCAGGACTCAGTACCCCTCCGGGGCGGTGGACTTCGTCCTCAACGCCACGCCCGGTGCCGTCGCCGCCCTCGTCATGGGCTGGGGGCCGGTGGCCGCGGTGGCGCTGGCGGGCGTCACCTGGATCTCCTCCTCCGGCGTCATCGCCAAGGTCCTCACCGACCTGGGCCGGCTCGGCAACCGCGAGACCCCCGTCGTCCTCGGCGTCCTCGTCATGGAGGACTTGGCGATGGCCGTCTACCTGCCGCTCCTGACCACCCTGCTGGCGGGCGTCGGCCTGGCGGGCGGCAGCATCAGCCTGGTCATCGCCCTGGGCACGGTGGGCCTGGTGCTGTACGTGGCGCTGCGCCACGGTCGGTTGATCAGCAAGTCCGTCTCCTCCGACAACCCCGAACTGCTGCTGCTGGTGGTGCTCGGCCTGACCCTCCTGATCGCCGGCATCGCCCAGCAGTTGCACGTCTCGGCGGCGGTCGGCGCGTTCCTCGTCGGCATCGCGCTCTCCGGGGAGGTCGCCGAGAACACCCACCGGCTGTTCGCCCCGCTGCGCGACCTGTTCGCGGCCGTGTTCTTCGTCTTCTTCGGTCTGTCCACCGATCCGAACAACATCCCGCCGGTGATCGTCCCGGCGCTGCTCCTGGCCGTGGTGACCGTCGTCACCAAGGTGGTCACCGGCTGGTACGCGGCGCGGCGCGCCGGCATCAGCCCCAAGGGCCGGCTGCGGGCGGGGGGTGCCCTGGTGGCGCGCGGCGAGTTCTCCATCGTCATCGCCGGCCTGGCGGCCGGTGTGGCCACCGAGATCCGACCGCTGGCCACCGCGTACGTGCTGTTGATGGTGATCATCGGCCCGCTGGCCGCCCGCTGGACCGAGCCCGCGGTCAGGGCGCTGCTGCCGCGGCTGGTACCGGCTCCCGCCGGCGTGTCCGGGCAGCCGTCCGAGGTGCGGGAGGAGCCCGAGGCCCCCTCCGACACGGCGGCCCGCGCGGACTCCCCCACCAAGCCGTAG
- a CDS encoding FGGY family carbohydrate kinase, translating into MGIVAGLDSSSEYTRIVVCDADTGAVVRQGYAPHPVPEGAEGADGGEGGPSAAGRRTEIDPQAWLLSLGEAAAGGLLEGVQAIGVSAQQNGLVLLDEAGSPVRPALVGNDRRAQTAAADLVDALGGREAWAQAVGCVPRPAQPVAKLRWLARQEPEAARRVAEVLQPHDWLVWQLLGRPARRTTDRGGASGTGYWSAAAESWRPDLTELALGHRVKLPEVIGPAEAAGQTPEGLLISAGTGETMAAAFGLGVGAGDAVVSLGASGSVFSVHHQALVEPTGMITSFADATGMHLPVVHTLNAVRVLRGTAELLGTDLEGLSELALKSTPGSYGLVLLPYLEGERTPDLPHTAGTLAGLRRESMRPEHLARAAFEGMLCGLADALDVLRSRGVAVHRVFLLGPAADLPAVQAIAPTLLEARVAVPEPADYTALGAARQAAWALGAARGTLSPRQPPLWPAPACRVFEPGEELAAGQAVRQQYVAVREQTHPGAFG; encoded by the coding sequence ATGGGGATAGTCGCCGGTCTGGACAGTTCGTCCGAGTACACCCGCATCGTCGTCTGCGACGCCGACACCGGAGCCGTCGTCAGACAGGGGTACGCCCCGCATCCCGTGCCCGAGGGCGCCGAGGGCGCCGACGGAGGGGAGGGCGGCCCGTCGGCCGCGGGGCGACGCACCGAGATCGATCCGCAGGCCTGGCTGCTCTCGCTCGGCGAGGCGGCGGCCGGTGGGTTGTTGGAGGGCGTCCAGGCCATCGGGGTGTCGGCCCAGCAGAACGGGCTGGTCCTGTTGGACGAGGCGGGCAGCCCGGTGCGGCCCGCGCTGGTCGGCAACGACCGGCGGGCGCAGACGGCCGCGGCCGACCTCGTCGACGCGCTGGGCGGCCGCGAGGCGTGGGCGCAGGCGGTCGGCTGCGTGCCGCGACCGGCCCAGCCGGTGGCGAAGCTGCGCTGGCTGGCCCGGCAGGAGCCGGAGGCGGCGCGACGCGTGGCCGAGGTGCTCCAGCCGCACGACTGGCTGGTGTGGCAACTGCTGGGGCGCCCGGCGCGGCGCACCACCGACCGCGGCGGCGCCTCGGGGACGGGCTACTGGTCGGCCGCGGCCGAGTCCTGGCGGCCGGACCTGACGGAGCTGGCGCTGGGTCACCGGGTGAAGCTGCCGGAGGTGATCGGTCCGGCCGAGGCCGCCGGACAGACCCCGGAGGGACTGCTGATCTCCGCCGGCACGGGCGAGACGATGGCCGCCGCCTTCGGGCTGGGCGTCGGGGCCGGTGACGCGGTGGTCTCGCTGGGGGCGTCCGGGTCGGTCTTCTCCGTCCACCACCAGGCGTTGGTGGAGCCCACCGGGATGATCACCTCGTTCGCCGACGCCACCGGCATGCACCTGCCGGTGGTGCACACCCTCAACGCCGTCCGGGTGTTGCGCGGCACCGCCGAGCTGCTCGGCACCGATCTGGAGGGGCTGTCGGAGCTGGCGCTGAAGTCGACGCCCGGCTCGTACGGGCTGGTGCTGCTGCCCTACCTGGAGGGCGAGCGCACCCCCGACCTGCCGCACACCGCCGGCACGCTGGCCGGACTGCGGCGGGAGAGCATGCGGCCGGAGCACCTGGCGCGCGCCGCGTTCGAGGGCATGCTGTGCGGGCTCGCGGACGCGTTGGACGTGCTGCGGAGCCGGGGCGTGGCGGTCCACCGGGTCTTCCTGTTGGGGCCCGCCGCCGACCTCCCGGCCGTCCAGGCGATCGCCCCGACGTTGCTGGAGGCGCGGGTCGCGGTGCCGGAGCCCGCGGACTACACGGCGTTGGGCGCCGCCCGCCAGGCGGCCTGGGCCCTGGGGGCGGCCCGGGGCACGCTCTCGCCGCGGCAGCCGCCGCTCTGGCCGGCCCCGGCGTGCCGGGTCTTCGAACCGGGCGAGGAGTTGGCGGCCGGCCAGGCGGTGCGGCAGCAGTACGTGGCGGTGCGGGAACAGACCCACCCCGGGGCGTTCGGCTGA
- a CDS encoding RNA polymerase sigma factor, whose product MPELPERGSPTTPHVRPGADGGAVAPGLVSRVVPTPAANNLEAAPVQTRTLTGEAPTAPTAPTATASPTARAAAPPLAAAPTAVPLAELLATPPDHPERVPAAREVPLTPRTPDVVADAVSDVVSDTASDVVSDEPEDRGPKEPSLVPRPARSDGAGPSADLFRQYLREIGRVPLLTAAEEVELARRVEAGLFAEEKLGGTPDLDERLALDLDRLVVMGRVAKRRLIEANLRLVVSVAKRYVGRGLTMLDLVQEGNLGLIRAVEKFDYTRGYKFSTYATWWIRQAMSRALADQARTIRVPVHVVELINRVVRVQRSILQERGYEPTPEEVAAHLGLTGERVGEILRLAREPVSLHAPVGEEDDVNLGDLIEDGDAPSPVESAAFMLLREHLEAVLSTLGERERRVVQLRYGLVDGRPRTLEEIGRLFGVTRERIRQIESKTLGKLRDHAYADQLRGYLD is encoded by the coding sequence GTGCCCGAGTTACCGGAGCGCGGCTCTCCCACGACACCGCACGTCCGTCCCGGTGCGGACGGCGGTGCGGTCGCGCCCGGTCTCGTCTCGCGTGTCGTCCCCACCCCGGCAGCGAACAACCTGGAGGCCGCCCCCGTGCAGACCCGGACCCTGACCGGCGAGGCTCCCACCGCCCCCACCGCCCCCACCGCGACCGCCTCACCGACGGCCCGCGCCGCCGCTCCGCCCCTGGCGGCCGCACCCACCGCGGTGCCCCTCGCCGAGCTTTTGGCCACGCCGCCCGACCATCCGGAGCGGGTTCCCGCCGCGCGGGAGGTCCCTTTGACACCGCGGACGCCGGACGTGGTGGCGGACGCTGTGTCGGACGTGGTGTCGGACACGGCGTCGGACGTGGTGTCGGACGAACCGGAGGACCGGGGCCCAAAGGAGCCGTCGCTCGTCCCCCGACCGGCGCGCTCCGACGGAGCCGGCCCCTCCGCGGACCTCTTCCGCCAGTACCTGCGCGAGATCGGCCGCGTTCCGCTGCTCACCGCGGCGGAGGAGGTCGAGTTGGCACGGCGCGTGGAGGCCGGCCTGTTCGCCGAGGAGAAGCTCGGCGGCACTCCCGACCTCGACGAGCGGCTCGCCCTCGACCTCGACCGGCTGGTGGTCATGGGCCGGGTGGCCAAACGTCGGCTGATAGAGGCCAACCTCCGGTTGGTGGTCTCGGTGGCGAAACGATACGTCGGACGTGGGCTGACCATGCTCGACCTGGTCCAGGAGGGCAACCTGGGCCTGATCCGGGCCGTGGAGAAGTTCGACTACACCCGGGGCTACAAGTTCTCCACCTATGCCACCTGGTGGATCCGGCAGGCGATGTCCCGCGCGCTGGCCGACCAGGCCCGCACCATCCGGGTCCCCGTCCACGTCGTGGAGCTGATCAACCGCGTCGTCCGCGTCCAACGCAGCATCCTCCAGGAACGGGGCTACGAGCCGACGCCCGAGGAGGTGGCGGCCCACCTGGGCCTGACCGGGGAGCGGGTGGGCGAGATACTGCGGCTGGCACGGGAACCGGTGTCGCTGCACGCGCCGGTGGGCGAGGAGGACGACGTCAACCTCGGTGATCTCATCGAGGACGGCGACGCCCCCTCGCCGGTGGAGTCCGCCGCGTTCATGCTGCTGCGCGAGCACCTGGAGGCGGTGCTGTCCACCCTGGGCGAACGCGAGCGCAGGGTGGTGCAACTCCGCTACGGGCTGGTGGACGGCCGCCCCCGCACACTGGAGGAGATCGGCCGCCTCTTCGGCGTCACCCGCGAGCGCATCCGCCAGATCGAGTCCAAGACCCTCGGCAAGCTCCGCGACCACGCCTACGCCGACCAACTCAGGGGCTACCTCGACTGA